Proteins co-encoded in one Aquincola tertiaricarbonis genomic window:
- a CDS encoding host specificity factor TipJ family phage tail protein — protein MLTVLTDPAGITGRQRYPWDFGASLHENIARHIPAGADCELRINGLPVDPLTDPRLDLPPNPSDFVMVLRRPEGFDPITWAYIAIAAVAVASYALMPKIPGSTTSKDSPNNSLTGQSNVARAYQAIPDVYGYRRCWPDLIQPSTVEYIDHLKYVSEWLCVSRGVGDITEVQYAETPIGDIDGASYEVFEPAPGPGYPELRQTTISDVIETFASEEVNGQELPYAEPFADVTATGSFSAATGATSFTVVIPDSPALDDLKSLVPSGTARVLFSYGSGPTEFDEACGVLSAVVAAGSCTLTLSSSAWVSDTAASGIEFSLRPNGSSKTTLGPFTLPLASDRIRWNTIFLRGLKGSVDVRAEWWQIDGAGDEISGTRQTRADTYSADTYDSRYWTTEVTPTAGYGRYRVQFTRLSGQVNSGGADVAKLEELYAVRHYATKVLPGVTVIRVTTKATNEATGYSDRKFNLRWQRRVRRLDDDALSASRNFARAMAHVWTIAGNPISGLDVAAFAAINQQLGEDSPLLRFDGSLDDADMSLGERLQTIANTARCVVWRDGLRWTMTRDQARPYPELQLDYRNLAPGGESAVSYAAHLPASNDGVEVEYVDEAEQSKKAYIRLSISTGAPVEGVVENPLKVKLPGCTTQAQALNRARLEARRLLYQRTSMQDTALADAGALGLGSLIRWIDPNDFGGDEGQLQAGEVLAIAGDVITTSEPLDWKGQPSGRVLFTGADGRHLGAPVLCYPSGPNVRLATVPAGLYVAGGDRQLGSRYAFAVGLTPDELEAAGLFTVTELKPTSNGSVSIACAEYDERIYQDDE, from the coding sequence ATGCTGACGGTGCTCACAGATCCGGCCGGAATCACCGGCCGCCAGCGCTACCCTTGGGACTTCGGCGCCAGCCTGCACGAAAACATCGCGCGGCATATCCCCGCAGGCGCTGACTGCGAGCTGCGCATCAACGGGCTGCCCGTGGACCCGCTCACAGACCCACGGCTGGACCTGCCGCCCAACCCATCTGACTTCGTGATGGTGCTCCGCAGGCCGGAGGGCTTTGACCCCATCACCTGGGCCTACATCGCCATCGCTGCGGTAGCGGTCGCGTCGTACGCGTTGATGCCCAAGATCCCGGGCAGCACGACGTCCAAGGACTCGCCGAACAACAGTCTTACCGGTCAGAGCAACGTCGCTCGGGCCTACCAAGCGATCCCCGATGTCTATGGCTATCGGCGCTGCTGGCCAGACCTGATCCAGCCTTCCACTGTCGAGTACATCGACCACCTCAAGTACGTGTCCGAATGGCTGTGCGTCAGCCGCGGCGTCGGGGACATCACCGAAGTGCAGTACGCCGAAACGCCCATTGGCGACATCGATGGCGCGAGCTACGAGGTCTTCGAGCCGGCGCCTGGCCCAGGCTACCCCGAGTTGCGCCAGACCACCATCTCGGACGTCATTGAGACCTTCGCCAGCGAGGAAGTCAACGGACAAGAGCTGCCCTACGCTGAGCCTTTCGCTGACGTGACGGCCACCGGCAGCTTCTCTGCGGCCACGGGCGCCACCTCGTTCACGGTGGTCATTCCAGACAGCCCTGCGCTGGATGACCTCAAGTCGCTTGTGCCGAGCGGCACTGCGCGCGTGCTGTTCAGCTATGGCTCGGGCCCGACTGAGTTCGATGAGGCATGCGGGGTGCTGAGCGCCGTGGTTGCCGCCGGCTCTTGCACGCTCACCCTTTCAAGCAGTGCCTGGGTCTCAGACACCGCCGCCAGTGGAATCGAGTTCAGCCTACGGCCCAACGGCAGCTCGAAGACCACACTGGGGCCCTTCACGCTCCCGCTGGCCAGTGACCGCATCCGCTGGAACACGATCTTCCTGCGCGGCCTGAAGGGAAGCGTCGACGTGCGCGCGGAGTGGTGGCAGATTGACGGCGCTGGCGACGAGATCTCCGGGACGCGTCAGACCCGGGCCGACACCTACAGCGCGGACACCTACGACAGCCGGTACTGGACCACCGAGGTGACGCCCACGGCCGGCTACGGCCGGTACCGGGTGCAGTTCACTCGGCTGTCTGGCCAGGTCAACAGCGGTGGGGCGGACGTGGCCAAGCTCGAAGAGCTGTACGCAGTCAGGCACTACGCGACGAAGGTCCTGCCAGGCGTCACCGTCATCCGCGTGACGACCAAGGCCACGAATGAAGCAACGGGGTACAGCGATCGAAAGTTCAATCTCCGTTGGCAGCGGCGCGTGCGCAGGCTGGACGATGACGCCTTGAGCGCGTCGCGCAACTTCGCCCGAGCGATGGCGCACGTGTGGACGATCGCGGGCAACCCCATCAGCGGGCTGGATGTTGCAGCGTTCGCCGCGATCAACCAGCAGCTGGGCGAGGACTCGCCGCTGCTGCGATTCGACGGCAGCCTGGACGACGCCGACATGAGCCTCGGCGAGCGGCTGCAGACCATTGCCAACACCGCGCGCTGCGTTGTGTGGCGCGATGGCCTGCGCTGGACCATGACACGCGACCAGGCCAGGCCCTACCCGGAACTGCAGTTGGACTACCGCAACCTTGCTCCCGGCGGCGAGTCGGCGGTGAGCTACGCCGCTCACCTGCCGGCGAGCAATGACGGCGTGGAGGTCGAGTATGTCGATGAAGCGGAGCAGTCGAAGAAGGCCTACATCCGATTGAGCATCTCGACCGGCGCCCCTGTCGAAGGCGTCGTTGAGAACCCGCTCAAGGTGAAGTTGCCTGGATGCACCACCCAGGCCCAGGCCCTGAATCGAGCACGCCTGGAAGCGCGGAGATTGCTGTACCAGCGCACGAGCATGCAGGACACGGCCTTGGCCGATGCCGGCGCCCTGGGCCTGGGCAGCCTGATCCGTTGGATCGATCCGAACGACTTCGGGGGTGACGAGGGGCAGCTGCAGGCCGGCGAGGTGCTGGCCATCGCAGGCGACGTGATCACTACCAGCGAGCCGCTGGACTGGAAGGGCCAGCCCAGTGGGCGAGTCCTGTTCACCGGCGCCGATGGGCGCCACCTGGGCGCACCGGTGCTTTGCTACCCATCGGGCCCAAACGTCCGGCTCGCGACCGTACCGGCCGGCCTGTACGTCGCTGGCGGCGACCGCCAGCTCGGCAGCCGATACGCGTTCGCTGTGGGCCTCACGCCGGACGAGCTTGAGGCCGCCGGCCTATTCACCGTCACCGAGCTGAAGCCAACGTCCAACGGATCTGTCTCCATAGCATGCGCTGAGTACGACGAGCGCATCTATCAGGACGACGAATGA
- a CDS encoding NlpC/P60 family protein, protein MEQHLLSPDEFVRRIVGTPWCRWRADWEAVDCYGLIVLWHREVLSLDLGPVPQCDIAEGFASATGWTECELQAGATCFMAWREGAPTHCGVVLDGARVLHAEGSVDHPGNVRVSRLSAVERVYGALRFYRYAAC, encoded by the coding sequence GTGGAACAACACCTTCTCTCGCCTGACGAGTTCGTCCGCCGCATCGTCGGCACGCCCTGGTGCCGGTGGCGTGCCGACTGGGAGGCGGTTGACTGCTACGGCTTGATCGTGCTCTGGCACCGTGAGGTGCTGAGCCTGGACCTCGGCCCTGTCCCTCAGTGCGACATTGCGGAGGGCTTCGCGTCCGCCACCGGCTGGACCGAGTGCGAGTTGCAGGCTGGCGCCACGTGCTTCATGGCCTGGCGTGAAGGTGCGCCAACGCACTGCGGGGTGGTTCTTGACGGCGCCAGGGTGCTGCACGCCGAGGGATCGGTCGACCACCCGGGCAACGTGAGGGTCTCGCGCCTCTCGGCTGTTGAGCGCGTCTATGGCGCTCTGCGGTTCTACCGGTACGCGGCATGCTGA
- a CDS encoding tape measure protein has translation MAEKVGEIYYDVTLDTSKVIDGTRVVTREVDKAASSFNAITAAVKLLAVAMTALKIMEMADELRMLSARAEVAAGSIEDGALAMNELVAVSRRTQTSLAGNVDVFTRLNQAIVSMGGNQRDTLQVTELLAKAIRVSGANAVEAKAAMLQFGQALGSGKLQGDELRSLMETSQYLMKQLADAMGVPVGALKKLGEEGKLTADVITNALIAASAKIEADFAKFPTTVGSAMTVAKDSAALAALKFDELSGSSAALAGATNGLSEVLDELAKQFGAANEQAGGLGRNDAVKSWADETKIVLSYVVDAADVAWQALSVLGRNVVFVFKGVTSEIKGIGQQILAVAQGDFARAAALGDAMKSEADRRRKELDAADAATLSKTKLAGQQMREAWERGAAGYGRGLINPTMGGPTKLKPPAGVGDDKKKGAKFDGAAYLAGLAKDAAENPLEKINVVEREALRKNDELLKASKISHEQHAQAVTLIEKNAADERMALQLRAAEERRKLIEDAGEQELAAKKKLEDQQRQGQQFARDTIVAEDPVAKLQFELEQKSALLASYAALDQDNLELYAAAKLALEQQTTEAITAEIEKRRAAEAAAQSAQLMAYSNLFAGIADVTKAFAGKQSGIYKAMFAASKAFAIADSIVKIQQGIANAAGRPFPENLAAMGSVIAATSSIVSTISGTQYGGGRQYGGPVSAGSLYRVNETGRPEMFTASNGNQFLLPTANGSVTAADKVGGGVQVNVQVINQHPTAQVTQRTGEGGQVQLVISEVARQFRENDGPIWDAARSSTNIASRL, from the coding sequence GTGGCTGAGAAGGTCGGAGAGATCTACTACGACGTGACGCTGGACACGTCGAAGGTGATCGACGGCACACGGGTCGTCACCCGCGAGGTCGACAAGGCTGCGTCCAGCTTCAATGCGATCACTGCGGCAGTCAAGCTGCTTGCAGTGGCCATGACCGCGCTGAAGATCATGGAGATGGCTGACGAGCTCAGGATGCTGTCTGCGCGAGCGGAAGTCGCCGCAGGTTCGATCGAAGACGGCGCTTTGGCGATGAATGAGCTGGTGGCAGTTAGCCGGCGCACTCAGACGAGTCTTGCGGGCAACGTCGATGTCTTCACGCGCCTCAACCAAGCGATCGTGTCGATGGGCGGCAACCAGCGGGACACGCTTCAGGTCACCGAGCTTCTCGCCAAGGCGATCCGCGTGTCGGGTGCCAACGCGGTCGAGGCGAAGGCGGCGATGCTGCAGTTCGGCCAGGCCCTGGGTTCCGGGAAGCTGCAAGGCGACGAACTCAGGTCGCTGATGGAAACCTCGCAGTACCTGATGAAACAGCTGGCGGACGCGATGGGCGTTCCGGTCGGAGCACTGAAGAAGCTGGGCGAAGAGGGGAAGCTGACTGCTGACGTCATCACGAACGCGCTGATAGCAGCTAGCGCCAAGATCGAGGCGGACTTTGCCAAGTTCCCCACGACCGTCGGCAGCGCCATGACTGTCGCCAAAGACTCTGCAGCATTGGCGGCTCTGAAGTTCGACGAGCTGAGCGGCAGCAGTGCCGCACTGGCGGGGGCGACCAATGGCCTGTCTGAGGTGCTTGATGAACTGGCCAAGCAGTTCGGTGCAGCCAACGAGCAAGCTGGCGGGCTCGGCCGCAACGACGCGGTCAAGAGCTGGGCCGACGAGACGAAGATCGTGTTGTCGTATGTCGTCGACGCTGCAGACGTCGCCTGGCAGGCCCTGAGCGTTCTTGGCAGGAACGTTGTATTCGTGTTCAAGGGGGTAACCAGCGAGATCAAGGGCATCGGTCAGCAGATCCTTGCGGTCGCGCAAGGCGACTTCGCGCGTGCTGCTGCGCTCGGCGACGCGATGAAGTCGGAGGCAGACCGCCGACGCAAAGAACTGGACGCCGCGGACGCGGCCACGCTTTCCAAGACGAAGCTGGCTGGCCAGCAGATGCGCGAGGCCTGGGAGCGTGGCGCCGCCGGGTATGGCCGCGGCCTGATCAACCCCACGATGGGTGGCCCGACGAAGCTCAAGCCGCCTGCTGGCGTGGGCGACGACAAGAAGAAGGGCGCGAAGTTCGATGGTGCGGCCTATCTCGCGGGCCTGGCCAAGGATGCTGCTGAGAACCCGCTCGAAAAGATCAACGTGGTCGAGCGCGAAGCGCTTCGCAAGAACGACGAGCTGCTCAAGGCCAGCAAGATCAGCCACGAGCAGCACGCACAGGCTGTCACCCTCATTGAGAAGAACGCGGCCGATGAGCGCATGGCCTTGCAGCTGCGCGCTGCAGAGGAGCGCCGCAAGCTGATCGAGGACGCCGGAGAGCAGGAGCTGGCCGCCAAGAAGAAGCTGGAGGACCAGCAGAGGCAGGGGCAGCAGTTCGCGCGCGACACCATCGTGGCCGAAGATCCTGTCGCCAAGCTGCAGTTCGAGCTTGAACAGAAGTCGGCCCTGTTGGCCTCGTATGCAGCTCTTGATCAGGACAACCTCGAGCTGTACGCGGCCGCAAAGCTGGCCTTGGAGCAACAAACCACCGAAGCGATAACCGCCGAGATCGAGAAGCGGCGTGCGGCCGAAGCCGCGGCCCAGTCGGCTCAGTTAATGGCCTACAGCAACCTGTTCGCCGGTATCGCGGATGTGACGAAGGCCTTTGCAGGCAAGCAGTCGGGCATTTACAAGGCCATGTTCGCCGCCTCGAAGGCCTTCGCGATCGCCGACTCAATCGTCAAGATTCAGCAGGGCATCGCCAACGCTGCCGGCCGACCATTTCCCGAGAACCTGGCAGCGATGGGAAGCGTTATCGCGGCCACATCGTCCATCGTGTCGACCATCTCAGGCACCCAGTACGGCGGCGGCCGGCAGTACGGCGGGCCGGTGTCCGCCGGCAGCCTGTATCGGGTGAACGAGACCGGCCGGCCGGAGATGTTCACCGCCTCGAACGGCAATCAGTTCCTCCTGCCTACCGCGAACGGCTCGGTGACGGCCGCTGACAAGGTAGGAGGCGGCGTGCAGGTCAACGTGCAGGTGATCAACCAGCACCCCACCGCGCAGGTCACGCAGCGGACTGGTGAGGGCGGCCAGGTGCAGCTGGTGATCAGCGAGGTCGCTCGCCAGTTCCGCGAGAACGACGGCCCGATCTGGGACGCCGCTCGATCGTCCACCAACATCGCCTCGAGGTTGTGA
- a CDS encoding DUF6246 family protein has protein sequence MLVEAGFVRAFDSTGGEWTFRPSFGRIASLGTPHEIVALYAGLHGPRAAADATYVLACLCDQDDPTPLIGWLDEEGQHAGTMPAIEQIVIARHLMQHGIAGKAKPGQGNGEYSDRFDAAEYIAAARVHLGLSSADAEALSMTEFQTMLEMKFPQAGEKKRSVPSREEYEAAVKAIEERRRG, from the coding sequence GTGCTCGTTGAGGCCGGCTTCGTTCGGGCATTCGATTCGACGGGCGGCGAGTGGACCTTCCGCCCGTCGTTCGGCCGCATCGCTTCGCTGGGGACCCCTCATGAAATCGTCGCGCTGTACGCCGGCCTGCATGGGCCGCGCGCCGCGGCGGATGCGACCTATGTGCTGGCTTGTTTGTGCGATCAGGATGACCCGACACCGCTGATCGGCTGGCTGGACGAAGAGGGCCAACACGCCGGCACCATGCCGGCCATCGAGCAGATCGTCATTGCGCGGCATCTGATGCAGCACGGCATTGCCGGTAAGGCCAAGCCAGGCCAGGGCAACGGCGAGTACAGCGATCGGTTCGACGCGGCCGAGTACATCGCGGCCGCACGTGTGCACCTGGGCCTGTCGAGCGCCGATGCGGAAGCCCTGTCCATGACCGAGTTCCAGACGATGCTGGAGATGAAGTTCCCGCAGGCCGGCGAGAAGAAGCGCAGCGTGCCGAGCCGCGAGGAATACGAGGCTGCCGTGAAGGCCATCGAGGAGCGCCGCCGTGGCTGA